One Blattabacterium cuenoti genomic window carries:
- the accC gene encoding acetyl-CoA carboxylase biotin carboxylase subunit: MFKKILIANRGEIALRIIRTAKEMGIKTVAVYSTADKYSLHVYFADEAVCVGPPPPYQSYLNIPNLISAAEITNADAIHPGYGFLSESAYFSSMCQKHGIKFIGAKPSHMIQMGNKISAKKTMKKVGISCLPGSDCFVESSYKEIEKIADKIGYPIIIKAASGGGGKGIRSVLDKNHLKSSWEEAKKEAWSCFRKKDMYIERLILNPRHIEVQILGDKYGEACHLSERDCSIQRRNQKLLEEAPSPFLTPFLRKKMGEEAVKAAEYIHYEGVGTIEFLVDQNKNFYFMEMNPRIQVEHAVTEEITGLDLIQEQIFLAYGKKLSIKKNFYPKMYSIECRINAEEPYHNFRPVPGKITQMHLPGGKGVRIDTHIYAGYFVSHYYDSMIAKIITTAKSREETIEKMRRSLDEFVIEGIHTTLPFYRKLMRNSDFLEGNYNTNFLDNLDLDLLSTKKE, from the coding sequence ATGTTTAAAAAAATATTAATAGCTAATCGTGGAGAAATTGCTTTACGAATTATACGGACAGCCAAAGAAATGGGGATTAAAACTGTAGCTGTTTATTCTACTGCAGATAAATATAGTCTTCATGTTTATTTTGCTGATGAAGCTGTATGTGTAGGGCCTCCCCCTCCATATCAATCTTATTTAAATATACCAAATTTAATTTCTGCTGCAGAAATTACAAATGCAGACGCAATTCATCCTGGATACGGTTTTTTATCTGAAAGTGCATATTTTTCTTCTATGTGTCAAAAACATGGTATAAAATTTATCGGAGCAAAACCTAGTCATATGATTCAAATGGGGAATAAAATTTCAGCTAAAAAAACAATGAAAAAAGTTGGCATCTCCTGTTTACCTGGATCAGACTGTTTTGTTGAATCATCTTATAAAGAAATTGAGAAGATTGCAGATAAAATAGGGTATCCTATTATTATAAAAGCGGCATCTGGAGGTGGAGGAAAAGGAATACGATCTGTTTTAGATAAAAATCATTTAAAAAGTTCTTGGGAAGAAGCTAAGAAAGAGGCATGGTCTTGTTTTCGAAAAAAAGATATGTATATAGAAAGATTAATTTTAAATCCGAGACACATAGAAGTCCAAATTTTAGGAGATAAATATGGAGAAGCCTGTCATTTATCCGAAAGAGATTGTTCTATTCAAAGAAGAAATCAAAAATTACTAGAAGAAGCCCCTTCTCCATTTTTAACTCCATTTCTTAGAAAAAAAATGGGAGAAGAAGCGGTAAAAGCGGCTGAATATATTCATTATGAAGGAGTAGGGACTATAGAATTTTTAGTAGATCAAAATAAAAATTTTTATTTTATGGAAATGAATCCAAGAATACAAGTGGAACATGCTGTAACCGAAGAAATAACAGGTTTGGATTTAATTCAAGAACAAATATTTTTGGCTTATGGAAAAAAACTTTCTATAAAAAAAAATTTTTATCCTAAAATGTACTCAATAGAATGTAGAATTAATGCAGAAGAACCGTATCACAATTTCAGGCCGGTTCCTGGAAAAATAACTCAAATGCATTTACCTGGAGGAAAAGGCGTACGTATTGATACACATATTTATGCAGGATATTTTGTGTCACATTATTATGATTCTATGATTGCTAAAATTATTACCACGGCAAAAAGTAGAGAAGAAACTATTGAAAAAATGCGTCGTTCTTTAGATGAATTTGTAATAGAAGGGATCCATACTACTCTTCCTTTTTATAGAAAACTTATGCGAAATAGTGATTTTTTAGAAGGAAATTATAACACAAATTTTTTGGATAATCTAGACTTAGATTTATTATCTACGAAAAAAGAATGA
- the accB gene encoding acetyl-CoA carboxylase biotin carboxyl carrier protein, which produces MDLKKIKSLIQIISDSNIDEIRIKMDNTEIYMKNKTLMKNEKRSCYPTKVYSSSSISDFSDRFYKTGKENENQYLTIKSPMIGTFYRKPHPDQEPFVKVGDEIKIGTKVCVIETMKLFNDIESEVNGKLLKVLVEDASPVDYDQPLFLLDPIQS; this is translated from the coding sequence ATGGATCTAAAAAAAATCAAATCTTTGATTCAGATTATTTCGGATTCAAATATTGATGAAATTAGGATAAAAATGGATAATACTGAAATTTACATGAAAAATAAAACATTAATGAAAAACGAAAAACGTTCATGTTATCCTACTAAAGTATATTCATCATCATCTATTTCTGATTTTTCTGATAGGTTTTATAAAACGGGAAAAGAAAATGAAAATCAATATTTAACCATAAAATCTCCTATGATAGGAACATTTTACAGAAAACCTCATCCTGATCAAGAACCTTTTGTCAAAGTAGGAGATGAAATAAAAATAGGGACAAAAGTCTGTGTCATAGAAACAATGAAACTGTTTAATGATATTGAATCTGAAGTGAATGGAAAGTTGCTTAAAGTTCTGGTAGAGGATGCTTCTCCTGTTGATTATGATCAACCTTTATTTCTTTTAGATCCTATTCAATCTTAA
- the rpmF gene encoding 50S ribosomal protein L32 has protein sequence MAHPKRRQSKSRRNKRRSHFKIKEPLLVKCAFTKQKHLYHHAYWHENKLYYRGKIVCSKNEKESL, from the coding sequence ATGGCCCACCCTAAAAGAAGACAATCTAAATCTAGAAGAAATAAAAGAAGAAGCCACTTTAAGATTAAAGAACCTTTGTTAGTAAAATGTGCTTTTACAAAGCAAAAACATTTATATCATCATGCATATTGGCATGAGAATAAACTTTATTATAGAGGAAAAATTGTATGTAGTAAAAACGAAAAAGAATCCTTATAA
- the proS gene encoding proline--tRNA ligase: MRQLTKRSENYSKWYNEIIVKSGLAEFSGIRGFMIIKPYGYSLWDRMKTILDQMLKFTGHQNVYFPLLIPKSIFSKEKEHTEIFSEGCAVVTHSRLKKNIGKESLIIDPESELQEELVIRPTSESIIWKTYKRWIQSYRDLPILFNQWGNALRWEMRTRLFLRTTEFLWQEGHTAHSTKQEALEETLKILNIYTDFSEKFMAIPVLQGIKPYMDKFSGSEKTYCIEALMQDGKALQIGTSHFLGQNFSKAFDVKYTNFNGKQEYVWSTSWGVSTRLIGALIMSHSDDKGLVLPPKIAPIQIIIVPIYNNNNKEKCMMINEISKKILNILEQEGIRAKYDNNTTFTPGWKFHEYEMKGVPIRISIGKNEIQNDKVEIFRRDTYEKIYLPWMNLKNSIPELLDEIQKNIHKKALNRTQKLIIELDNYNDFKNKINHSGGFIFAHWDGTKKTSQKIQEETEATIRCIPMYNKKEKGKCIYSGNPSLQRVVFSKSY, from the coding sequence ATGAGACAATTGACTAAACGTAGTGAAAATTACTCAAAATGGTACAACGAAATAATTGTTAAATCTGGTTTAGCTGAATTTTCAGGAATACGTGGATTTATGATCATAAAACCATATGGATACTCTTTATGGGATAGAATGAAAACAATACTAGATCAAATGTTAAAATTCACTGGACATCAAAATGTATATTTCCCTTTACTAATTCCAAAGTCTATTTTTTCAAAAGAAAAGGAACATACTGAAATTTTTTCTGAAGGATGTGCGGTTGTTACACATTCTAGATTGAAAAAAAATATAGGAAAAGAAAGTTTAATTATAGATCCGGAATCTGAATTACAAGAAGAGTTGGTAATTAGACCCACTTCAGAAAGTATAATATGGAAAACTTACAAACGTTGGATTCAATCTTATAGAGATTTACCTATTTTATTTAATCAGTGGGGTAATGCACTGAGATGGGAAATGCGCACCCGTTTATTTCTTAGAACGACTGAATTCCTATGGCAAGAAGGACATACGGCTCATTCTACAAAACAAGAAGCTCTAGAAGAAACCTTAAAAATATTAAATATTTATACAGATTTTTCAGAAAAATTTATGGCTATTCCCGTATTACAAGGAATAAAACCATATATGGATAAATTTTCTGGTTCGGAAAAAACATATTGTATTGAAGCACTTATGCAAGATGGAAAAGCTTTACAAATTGGAACATCACATTTTTTAGGACAAAATTTTTCAAAAGCTTTTGATGTAAAATACACTAATTTCAACGGAAAACAAGAATATGTATGGTCAACTTCTTGGGGGGTGTCTACTAGATTAATAGGCGCATTAATCATGTCTCATTCTGATGATAAAGGATTAGTTTTGCCCCCAAAAATTGCTCCAATACAAATTATTATTGTCCCTATATATAATAATAATAATAAAGAAAAATGTATGATGATTAATGAAATTTCAAAAAAAATATTAAACATTCTAGAACAAGAAGGAATAAGAGCTAAATATGACAATAATACTACATTTACTCCTGGATGGAAATTTCATGAATATGAAATGAAAGGGGTCCCCATACGAATCAGTATAGGAAAAAACGAAATTCAAAATGATAAAGTAGAAATTTTTAGAAGAGATACATATGAAAAAATATATTTACCCTGGATGAATTTAAAAAATTCAATTCCAGAATTATTGGATGAAATACAAAAAAATATTCATAAAAAAGCTTTAAATAGAACACAAAAATTAATCATAGAATTAGATAATTACAATGATTTTAAAAATAAAATCAATCATTCAGGAGGATTCATTTTTGCTCATTGGGATGGAACAAAAAAAACAAGTCAAAAAATTCAAGAAGAAACAGAAGCAACTATACGCTGTATTCCTATGTATAATAAAAAAGAAAAAGGAAAATGTATTTATTCTGGAAATCCTTCTTTACAAAGAGTGGTTTTTTCTAAATCCTATTGA
- a CDS encoding dihydroorotate oxidase, with translation MIMKKIDVSTSINGIKLPLCIMNASGVLCTTDQELSNLLNSCSGGVVTKSCTYKPRKGNVSPRYFEWNTGSINSMGLPNLGINFYLNFLEKKEINKPVFLSISGLSIEENYFLIQKANGSSKVTAIELNLSCPNLLEKEDMLSYNFYKISNFIENIFKFNKKPLGVKLPPYFQDTHIKNIALILNKFPIFFVTCINSLPNGIFIDTNKESVVIRPKKGFGGIGGPIIKPFALANIHKFYTYLRKDISIIGCGGISSGKDIFEHILCGASAVQIGTQFMKEGISVFRRLKKELTFILEKKNYLSIDNFKGKLKVFQ, from the coding sequence ATGATTATGAAAAAAATAGATGTTTCTACTTCCATAAATGGAATTAAACTTCCATTATGTATTATGAATGCTTCAGGAGTTCTTTGTACGACAGATCAAGAATTATCCAATTTATTAAATAGTTGTTCTGGTGGAGTTGTCACAAAAAGTTGCACATATAAACCAAGAAAAGGAAATGTTTCCCCTAGATATTTTGAATGGAATACAGGAAGTATAAATTCTATGGGGTTACCTAATCTTGGTATTAATTTTTATCTAAATTTTTTAGAAAAAAAAGAAATAAACAAACCCGTTTTTCTGTCTATATCCGGATTATCTATAGAAGAAAATTATTTTCTAATTCAAAAAGCTAACGGATCTTCTAAAGTAACTGCTATAGAATTAAATTTATCTTGTCCTAATCTCCTTGAAAAAGAAGACATGTTAAGTTATAATTTTTATAAAATATCAAATTTCATAGAAAACATATTTAAATTTAACAAAAAACCTTTAGGTGTTAAACTTCCTCCTTATTTTCAAGATACACATATTAAAAATATAGCTTTAATTTTAAATAAATTCCCTATTTTTTTTGTGACTTGTATTAATAGCCTCCCTAATGGGATTTTTATTGATACAAATAAAGAATCGGTAGTCATACGACCCAAAAAAGGATTTGGAGGGATAGGTGGTCCAATTATAAAACCATTTGCCTTAGCTAATATTCATAAGTTTTATACTTATCTTCGTAAAGACATTTCTATAATAGGATGTGGAGGAATTTCTTCGGGGAAAGATATTTTTGAACATATATTATGCGGAGCTTCTGCGGTTCAAATTGGAACACAATTTATGAAAGAAGGGATTTCAGTGTTTAGAAGACTGAAAAAAGAATTGACTTTTATTTTAGAAAAAAAAAATTATTTATCCATAGATAATTTTAAAGGAAAGTTAAAAGTTTTTCAATAG
- the pyrE gene encoding orotate phosphoribosyltransferase, which yields MEEKEQFFLEIYNLGIIKFGNFTLKSGMNSSIYIDFRPIASKPDLLIKLSDLLIHEVTSYDFELICGVPYAALPIAITLSLRSKIPLIIKRKENKGYGTERMIEGIYKTGQNCLIIEDVITSGDSLLKTVIDLEKEGLIIKNIMSILDREQGGIENIKKRGYNIRTLFRIGEIFEILKKKHFLKRKEIDMIQFFLRKKNIKNFKNKRISYEEKKEIISHPIGKKLIDITLKKKTNLIVSVDFICAKNILKLVNLIGDIICGLKLHVDIINDFSFSFINCLKNISIEKNFLLFEDRKLCDVGTTNLLQLHYGIHKISSWADIVTAHVLAGGMSIRNLNIPYNMGLITISEMSSYGRLSDDNYIRKALNISLKNPKVIGTVAQRKVDDRLLLFTPGIHFLKKKNNVGNNYTHPVKAFEKNRSDFIIVGKAISQSFNPKITAEEYRNAGWKAYENGL from the coding sequence ATGGAAGAAAAAGAACAATTCTTTTTAGAAATTTATAATTTGGGAATCATAAAATTTGGAAATTTCACATTAAAAAGTGGAATGAATTCTTCTATATATATAGATTTTCGTCCCATAGCTTCTAAACCGGATTTATTAATAAAGTTGTCGGATTTACTTATACATGAAGTTACATCTTATGATTTTGAACTAATTTGTGGTGTTCCATATGCGGCTTTGCCTATAGCTATTACTTTATCTTTGAGATCCAAAATTCCGTTAATTATTAAAAGAAAAGAAAACAAAGGATATGGAACAGAACGAATGATTGAAGGGATATATAAAACAGGACAAAACTGTCTGATTATAGAAGATGTAATTACAAGTGGAGACAGTTTATTAAAAACTGTAATAGATCTTGAAAAAGAAGGATTAATAATTAAAAATATAATGTCCATTCTTGATAGAGAACAAGGAGGAATAGAAAATATAAAAAAAAGAGGATACAATATTCGAACTTTATTTCGAATAGGAGAAATTTTCGAAATTTTAAAAAAGAAACATTTTTTAAAGAGAAAAGAAATAGATATGATTCAATTTTTTTTAAGAAAAAAAAATATAAAAAATTTTAAAAATAAACGAATCTCTTATGAAGAAAAAAAAGAAATTATTTCTCATCCAATAGGAAAAAAACTTATAGATATTACGTTGAAAAAAAAAACAAACTTAATAGTTTCCGTTGATTTTATATGCGCTAAAAATATTTTAAAATTAGTAAATTTAATTGGAGATATAATTTGTGGATTAAAACTTCATGTAGATATTATAAATGATTTTTCGTTTTCATTTATAAATTGTCTTAAAAATATTTCTATAGAAAAAAATTTTTTGTTATTTGAAGATAGAAAATTATGTGATGTAGGTACTACTAATCTCCTTCAGTTACATTACGGGATACATAAAATTTCTTCTTGGGCTGATATTGTAACGGCTCATGTTCTTGCTGGTGGTATGAGCATACGAAACTTAAATATACCATATAATATGGGATTAATTACAATATCGGAGATGTCTTCTTATGGAAGATTGTCTGATGATAATTACATAAGAAAAGCATTAAATATTTCTTTAAAAAATCCAAAAGTTATTGGGACAGTAGCACAAAGAAAGGTGGATGATCGATTATTATTATTTACACCTGGTATTCATTTTTTAAAAAAAAAAAATAATGTAGGAAATAACTACACTCATCCAGTGAAAGCTTTCGAAAAAAATAGAAGCGATTTTATTATTGTTGGAAAAGCTATTTCACAATCATTTAATCCCAAAATTACGGCAGAAGAATATAGAAATGCAGGATGGAAAGCTTATGAAAATGGGCTTTGA
- a CDS encoding MarC family protein, which yields MEWVNSLISCFMILFSIIDILGNAPIIMGFKSKGNIIDTKKVIITSLVIFLSFLFLGQPMLKIIGVDVHSFSVAGSFVLFLIGLEMILGIDLHKVTKNAQTSIVPIAFPLIAGPGSLTTLISLRATYDVNIILLSLILNMIVVYFVIDRCDFIAEKIGNNGLDILKKIFGIVLLAFAVKIFGANAGQLFQQ from the coding sequence ATGGAATGGGTAAATTCATTAATTAGTTGTTTTATGATACTTTTTAGCATTATAGACATATTAGGTAATGCTCCCATAATTATGGGATTTAAATCAAAAGGGAATATTATAGACACTAAGAAAGTTATAATTACTTCTCTTGTGATATTTTTATCTTTTCTTTTTTTAGGGCAACCTATGCTTAAAATCATTGGAGTGGATGTCCATTCTTTTTCTGTCGCGGGATCTTTCGTATTGTTTTTAATTGGTTTAGAAATGATATTAGGGATAGATCTTCATAAGGTTACTAAAAACGCTCAAACTTCTATTGTTCCAATAGCTTTTCCACTTATAGCTGGTCCGGGATCTTTAACTACGTTAATTTCATTAAGAGCAACTTATGACGTAAATATTATTTTATTATCTCTTATTTTGAATATGATAGTTGTTTATTTCGTTATAGATAGATGTGATTTTATAGCGGAAAAAATAGGAAATAACGGATTAGATATTTTAAAGAAAATATTTGGAATTGTTTTATTAGCCTTTGCAGTAAAAATTTTTGGCGCAAATGCTGGTCAATTATTTCAACAATGA
- the fbp gene encoding class 1 fructose-bisphosphatase, producing MKDYTLGEFLIEENREGFSHSTEALLRLFSSIKLASKAIHKEVNKAGLTKEIIGGSGITNVQGEKQQKLDDFAHRAFIESFKSRNVVCGIASEESKDFIVIKGKQENIKNQYIVLIDPLDGSSNIDVNVSIGTIFSVYLRKSSIRNNLTIEDFLQKGNQQILAGYIIYGSSTILVYSTGNGVHGFTLDPSVGTFYLSHYNLRFPKTEKIYSINEGNYAKFPSGIRKFIRYCQEKKGNRPYTARYIGSLVGDFHRNLIQGGIYIYPKTASSPEGKLRLLYECNPMAFLSEQAGGKASDGKKKRILDIVPTELHQRTPFVCGPTEIVSKLEEFMVNYE from the coding sequence TTGAAAGATTATACATTAGGAGAGTTTCTTATAGAAGAAAATAGAGAGGGTTTTTCGCATTCAACCGAAGCATTGTTACGGTTATTTAGCTCTATAAAATTAGCTTCTAAAGCGATTCATAAAGAAGTAAATAAAGCAGGATTAACAAAGGAAATAATAGGAGGTTCTGGTATTACTAATGTTCAAGGAGAAAAACAACAAAAGTTAGATGATTTTGCTCATAGAGCTTTTATTGAATCTTTTAAAAGTAGAAATGTTGTTTGTGGAATCGCCTCTGAAGAAAGCAAAGATTTTATAGTGATAAAAGGAAAACAAGAAAATATTAAAAATCAATATATTGTTTTAATAGATCCACTTGATGGTTCTTCTAATATAGATGTGAATGTATCTATTGGAACTATATTTTCGGTATATTTAAGAAAATCTTCGATTCGAAATAATTTAACGATAGAAGATTTTTTACAAAAAGGGAATCAACAAATTCTTGCAGGATATATTATATATGGATCTTCTACTATATTGGTATATAGTACTGGAAATGGAGTACATGGATTTACTTTAGATCCTTCAGTTGGAACGTTTTATTTATCTCATTATAATCTTCGTTTTCCTAAAACGGAAAAAATTTATTCTATTAATGAAGGAAATTATGCAAAATTTCCTAGTGGAATTAGGAAATTTATAAGATATTGTCAAGAAAAAAAAGGGAACCGTCCTTATACAGCAAGATATATTGGGTCTTTAGTCGGAGATTTTCACAGAAATTTGATACAAGGAGGGATATATATTTACCCTAAAACGGCTTCTTCTCCAGAAGGAAAATTGAGGTTACTTTATGAATGTAATCCTATGGCTTTTTTATCGGAACAAGCAGGAGGAAAAGCTTCTGATGGTAAAAAAAAACGTATTTTAGATATAGTTCCCACTGAATTACATCAAAGAACTCCATTTGTTTGTGGGCCGACAGAGATAGTTTCCAAATTAGAAGAGTTTATGGTAAATTATGAATAA
- a CDS encoding lysophospholipid acyltransferase family protein, whose translation MRIIQTSFILLWRTWFFIINIFLIPLWAGASIPFLFKEKHYPIAYWFHQMWARSNLFFMGFWYVLEKEDKEILDKNQQYVIISNHSSIMDIMLIYSLMRDHPLVFVGKAELAKLPFFGFVYKKSNILIERNNLSSCIQVFKKIEDKVDSGKSVCIFPEGGVPKPYILLDHFKSGAFFIAIIKKIPIIPFTIADIKTKFPSSSIMKGKPGKIRIKQHHTISTKNLSLKDKNNLKEKCFNIIKYQLEKFERERNK comes from the coding sequence ATGAGAATTATACAAACATCATTCATATTGTTATGGCGTACATGGTTTTTTATTATCAATATATTTTTGATTCCTTTATGGGCAGGAGCTTCTATTCCATTTCTTTTCAAAGAAAAACATTATCCCATTGCATATTGGTTTCACCAAATGTGGGCCAGAAGCAATCTCTTTTTTATGGGATTTTGGTATGTGTTAGAGAAAGAAGATAAAGAAATATTAGATAAAAATCAACAATATGTAATTATCAGTAATCACAGTTCTATTATGGATATTATGTTGATTTATTCTCTGATGAGAGATCATCCCTTGGTTTTTGTTGGAAAAGCAGAATTAGCTAAACTTCCTTTTTTCGGATTCGTTTATAAAAAAAGCAATATTCTCATTGAGAGAAACAACTTATCAAGTTGTATACAAGTATTTAAGAAAATAGAAGATAAAGTAGATTCTGGAAAAAGTGTTTGTATTTTTCCAGAAGGTGGAGTCCCTAAACCTTATATTTTATTGGACCACTTTAAAAGTGGAGCCTTTTTTATTGCTATTATAAAAAAAATCCCTATTATTCCTTTTACTATAGCTGACATAAAAACAAAATTTCCCAGTTCTTCTATTATGAAAGGAAAACCAGGAAAAATAAGGATTAAACAACATCATACCATATCAACAAAAAATTTATCCTTAAAAGATAAAAATAATCTGAAAGAGAAATGTTTTAATATAATAAAATATCAATTGGAAAAATTTGAACGTGAAAGAAACAAATAA
- a CDS encoding ribonuclease HI, protein MNKKIHIYTDGSSKGNPGPGGYGVFIEIFFCHFYNRKTISEGFRYTTNNRMELLSVIVGLEKIKNKKQNIVVFTDSKYIINTVQNRWIDKWKKNNFHNKKNVDLWKRFLDLYYEHFITFFWIKSHNYHYINDYCDRLSVEASQKKNLKIDYTYEKQNII, encoded by the coding sequence TTGAACAAAAAAATTCATATTTATACTGACGGGTCTTCAAAAGGTAATCCTGGCCCGGGAGGATATGGAGTTTTTATAGAAATTTTTTTTTGTCATTTTTATAATAGAAAAACAATTTCTGAAGGATTTCGTTATACAACGAATAATAGGATGGAACTATTATCAGTAATAGTAGGACTAGAAAAAATAAAAAATAAAAAACAAAATATTGTTGTTTTTACTGACTCTAAATACATAATAAATACTGTACAAAATAGATGGATTGATAAATGGAAAAAAAATAATTTCCACAATAAAAAAAATGTAGATTTATGGAAAAGATTTTTGGATTTATATTATGAACATTTCATTACATTTTTTTGGATAAAAAGTCATAACTATCATTACATTAATGATTATTGTGATCGATTATCTGTAGAAGCTTCCCAAAAAAAAAATTTAAAAATAGATTATACATATGAAAAACAAAATATTATTTAA
- a CDS encoding TrmH family RNA methyltransferase codes for MKKIYSSQNTEIKYLIKIYRKKNYQNIFLVEGIREFKMAIKGNFLPKKIFICEKIFNEYDVIQSFHSITFIISMKIFKKLAYRDNSGGILVLFKEKKYMNQLKNIKLVNRCSSLILILDGIEKPGNIGAMLRIADAVGIHIIILCNMKTYMYNSNIIRCSLGSIFTRNIFLEKIESVMCWLQKNKIQIMTTGFSRHIQAKNLYHIQFYHYKNIALVFGSENKGVSNIWLKKANRIITIPMFGNVDSLNVSTAMSVIIYEIIRQKKYIK; via the coding sequence ATGAAAAAAATATATAGTTCTCAAAATACAGAAATTAAATATTTGATAAAAATTTATAGAAAAAAAAATTATCAGAATATTTTTCTTGTTGAAGGCATAAGAGAATTTAAAATGGCTATAAAAGGTAATTTTTTACCCAAAAAAATATTTATATGTGAAAAAATATTTAATGAATATGATGTCATTCAATCATTTCATTCTATAACTTTTATTATTAGTATGAAAATTTTTAAAAAATTAGCATACAGAGATAATTCTGGTGGAATTCTTGTTTTGTTTAAAGAAAAAAAATACATGAATCAATTGAAAAATATAAAACTTGTTAACCGTTGTTCTTCTTTAATACTTATTCTAGATGGGATAGAAAAACCTGGAAATATAGGTGCTATGTTAAGAATAGCGGATGCTGTAGGAATTCATATTATTATACTATGCAACATGAAGACTTATATGTATAATTCTAATATTATCAGATGTAGTTTAGGGAGTATTTTCACAAGGAATATTTTCTTGGAAAAAATAGAATCAGTCATGTGTTGGTTACAAAAAAATAAAATACAAATTATGACAACAGGATTCAGTAGGCATATACAAGCAAAAAATTTGTATCATATTCAATTTTATCATTATAAAAATATAGCTCTTGTTTTTGGTTCTGAAAATAAAGGCGTATCCAATATTTGGTTAAAAAAAGCTAATAGAATCATAACGATTCCTATGTTTGGAAACGTAGATTCATTAAACGTTAGTACAGCAATGTCTGTGATAATATATGAAATTATTAGACAAAAAAAATATATTAAATAA
- a CDS encoding deaminase, whose product MSCGYNCTPNGFDNICEDHNGDTKWYVIHAEANAILKMSSSSLSCEGGSIYITHFPCKECCKLIYLSDIKRVIYLYEKNDEGLTFLKKLKIKIKKLI is encoded by the coding sequence ATATCTTGTGGATATAATTGTACTCCAAATGGATTTGATAATATATGTGAAGATCATAATGGAGATACAAAATGGTATGTCATACATGCAGAAGCAAATGCAATATTAAAAATGTCTTCTTCGTCTTTATCTTGTGAAGGTGGGTCTATATACATCACTCATTTTCCATGTAAAGAATGTTGTAAACTGATTTATTTATCTGATATAAAAAGAGTTATTTATTTATATGAAAAAAATGATGAAGGATTAACTTTTTTAAAAAAACTTAAAATAAAAATAAAAAAACTTATTTAA